Proteins from a single region of Barnesiella propionica:
- a CDS encoding putative LPS assembly protein LptD produces MSSGNKFYIIILALFCSLLFVRLSAQPKRYSNRMEQPVNRTVMTDSTVRTAARSSQTSGRLLPDTLRSGSDSLITDSLRVDSIPPKKKNPLDAVVDYSAKDSIVFTGGNTAYMYGDGVVKYQDIELQANEITMNMDSSIVYAVGRPDSVGEMQGSPVFKDKSGEYESKTMRYNFKSKKGFITNIVTQQGEGYLTGGKTKKMENNEYFMQNGRYTTCDLHDHPHFYMQLTQAKLRPKKNIVTGPAYMVLADVPLPLAVPFGFFPFTQKYSSGIIVPTFGDEMARGFYLRDGGYYFAISDYMDLALTGEIYTKGSWGVNAQSQYIKRYKYSGNFNLSFITTITGDKGMPDYSKQKNFRVAWTHTQDAKANPNMSFSASVNFTTSGYTRNDLNSQFSNSFTENTKSSSVNMTYRFPNSPFSISTTANITQRTQDSTVAVSFPNLTISMSQIYPFKRKNPVGNERWYEKIRLTYSGLFQNSIQTKQDLFFKSNLIKDWRNGMRHTASASATFNVFKYVNINPTISFNDRMYTSKTLQNYDPNLSRLVPVDTTYGFYNVYDFNAGVSMSTKIYGFFQPMKFLGDKVKMIRHVLTPSVSFTARPDFSSPGWGFYHRYSYIKDGQIFEGKYSPFSGNLYGTAPQGKQGMVSFSLDNNLEMKIKSDRDTTGERRISLIEKLSLSTSYNMAADSLKWSDLNTSILLRLTKNFNLNLSAIWDLYTYNDQGTRINKTRLQAGKGLARLRSTGTSFSYTFNNDTFKRKKKDDQSASVPSNPEFADEQQAGEEEPQNNKKEENKDDFSSDGYMKWNVPWSLSINYSINYGYGAFNKQKREYEGRITQNLSFSGNINLTKNWSFNFSSSYNFDTNRIAYMNCGITRDLHCWTMSASFIPVGPYKSYNFHISVKSSLLSDLKYDKHSSTYDRLQWY; encoded by the coding sequence ATGTCGTCAGGAAATAAGTTCTATATCATCATATTAGCATTGTTCTGCTCTTTGCTGTTCGTGCGTCTTAGTGCACAGCCAAAACGGTATTCTAACCGTATGGAACAGCCTGTAAACAGGACGGTGATGACCGATAGTACGGTTCGTACGGCAGCTCGCTCTTCCCAGACTTCCGGAAGATTATTGCCGGATACTTTACGTTCCGGGTCAGATTCTTTAATTACCGATTCCTTACGGGTAGACAGTATTCCTCCAAAAAAGAAAAATCCTTTGGATGCCGTAGTCGATTATTCGGCAAAAGATTCCATCGTATTTACAGGTGGAAATACAGCTTATATGTATGGAGACGGCGTGGTGAAATACCAGGATATAGAGCTCCAGGCAAATGAAATAACCATGAACATGGATAGTAGCATCGTTTATGCCGTAGGTCGTCCCGACAGTGTGGGAGAAATGCAGGGCAGCCCTGTATTCAAAGATAAGAGCGGGGAATATGAATCGAAGACAATGCGTTATAACTTCAAAAGCAAGAAGGGATTCATTACCAATATCGTTACCCAGCAGGGCGAAGGTTATCTTACCGGGGGGAAGACCAAGAAGATGGAGAATAACGAATATTTTATGCAGAACGGACGTTATACGACCTGTGACCTCCACGATCACCCCCACTTTTATATGCAGCTTACACAGGCTAAATTAAGGCCTAAAAAGAATATCGTTACCGGACCGGCTTACATGGTACTGGCCGATGTTCCGTTGCCCCTTGCCGTTCCGTTCGGTTTTTTTCCGTTCACTCAGAAATATTCGTCAGGTATCATTGTCCCTACTTTCGGTGATGAAATGGCCCGGGGATTTTATTTGCGCGATGGCGGATATTATTTTGCCATAAGCGATTATATGGATCTGGCATTAACGGGTGAGATATATACCAAAGGTTCCTGGGGTGTCAATGCCCAGTCGCAATATATAAAACGATATAAATACTCTGGTAATTTTAATCTGAGCTTTATCACTACGATTACCGGAGATAAAGGTATGCCCGATTATTCGAAACAAAAAAACTTCAGGGTAGCATGGACACATACACAGGATGCTAAAGCGAATCCTAATATGAGTTTCTCTGCCAGTGTGAATTTTACGACCAGCGGTTATACCCGTAATGACCTGAACAGCCAGTTCAGCAATAGTTTTACCGAGAATACGAAGAGTTCATCGGTAAATATGACTTACCGGTTTCCTAACTCGCCGTTCAGCATTTCCACCACGGCTAATATCACCCAGCGTACCCAGGACTCTACCGTAGCGGTATCGTTCCCGAACCTTACTATTTCAATGAGCCAGATATATCCGTTCAAGCGTAAAAATCCGGTAGGGAATGAACGCTGGTATGAAAAAATACGTCTCACGTATAGCGGTCTTTTTCAGAATTCGATCCAGACAAAACAAGACTTGTTCTTTAAATCCAACCTGATAAAAGACTGGAGAAACGGTATGAGGCATACGGCTTCGGCTTCAGCTACATTCAATGTATTCAAATATGTGAATATCAATCCCACTATCAGCTTTAACGACCGTATGTACACATCGAAGACACTTCAGAATTATGATCCAAACTTGAGCCGTCTGGTTCCCGTAGATACGACCTACGGCTTTTATAATGTTTATGATTTCAATGCGGGAGTGAGCATGTCTACGAAGATATACGGTTTTTTTCAGCCGATGAAATTTCTCGGGGACAAAGTCAAGATGATACGCCATGTCCTTACTCCGTCGGTGTCGTTTACCGCTCGTCCGGACTTTTCTTCTCCTGGCTGGGGATTTTATCATCGGTATAGTTATATAAAGGACGGCCAGATATTTGAGGGTAAATATTCTCCTTTCTCGGGAAATTTATACGGTACGGCTCCTCAAGGCAAACAAGGCATGGTTTCGTTTTCTTTGGATAATAATCTGGAGATGAAGATAAAATCGGATAGAGACACCACAGGAGAAAGAAGAATCTCATTAATAGAAAAATTATCTTTGTCGACTTCGTACAATATGGCGGCCGACTCCCTGAAATGGAGTGACCTGAATACCTCTATCTTGTTGAGACTGACCAAGAATTTCAATCTGAACCTGAGTGCAATCTGGGACTTGTACACCTATAACGACCAGGGAACCCGTATCAATAAAACGAGGTTACAGGCCGGGAAAGGTTTGGCCCGGTTGCGTTCGACGGGAACATCGTTTTCATATACATTTAATAACGATACTTTCAAGCGGAAGAAAAAAGATGATCAGTCTGCTTCTGTACCGTCTAATCCCGAATTTGCAGATGAACAGCAAGCCGGGGAGGAAGAGCCGCAGAATAATAAAAAAGAAGAGAATAAGGATGATTTTTCTTCGGACGGTTATATGAAATGGAATGTTCCCTGGAGCCTTTCGATCAATTACTCCATTAATTACGGATACGGGGCATTTAATAAACAGAAAAGGGAATATGAAGGGCGTATTACGCAGAATCTGAGTTTCTCAGGTAATATAAACCTGACGAAAAACTGGTCGTTTAATTTTTCCAGCAGTTATAATTTCGATACGAACCGCATTGCATATATGAATTGTGGTATAACCCGCGACCTGCATTGCTGGACAATGAGCGCCAGCTTTATCCCGGTAGGCCCTTATAAATCGTATAATTTTCATATCAGTGTAAAATCATCGTTACTGAGCGATCTTAAGTATGATAAGCATAGCAGTACGTATGACAGGTTGCAGTGGTATTGA
- a CDS encoding HlyD family secretion protein — MTARKTKKLIHNTVIVCLLAGGLVYVCSRFIHLGNVEYTDNAQVKQHITPINTRVQGFIKKIYFDEYQPVHKGDTLLVIEDAEFSLRLAQAEADLANALSGQQATHAGIATTQNNLSVNDATIEEVRVQKENAERELNRYKKLLDEDAVTQQQYDNVLTAYEAIKARYEQVSRMRQSTLLAKDEQTHRLGQNEAGIRLAEAAVDLARLNLSYTVIIATCDGVTGRKEIHEGQLVQPGQTMVDVVDNGDLWVVANYRETQLRNIREGAEVSFTADAVPGIIYTGFVESISDATGAAFSMIPQDNATGNFVKVEQRVPVRIRLKENDTEAVSRLRAGFNVECKVKY, encoded by the coding sequence ATGACGGCAAGAAAAACAAAAAAGCTGATTCACAATACCGTTATTGTCTGCCTTTTGGCGGGAGGACTGGTTTATGTCTGCTCGCGTTTCATCCATTTGGGAAATGTGGAATATACGGACAACGCACAGGTAAAACAACACATCACGCCTATCAACACTCGCGTACAGGGATTCATCAAGAAGATATATTTCGATGAATACCAACCGGTACATAAAGGCGATACGCTGCTCGTTATCGAGGATGCGGAGTTCAGTTTGCGTTTGGCTCAAGCCGAAGCCGACCTTGCCAATGCACTTTCGGGACAGCAGGCCACTCATGCTGGAATTGCCACGACCCAAAACAATTTGAGTGTGAACGACGCGACCATCGAGGAAGTACGTGTACAAAAGGAGAATGCCGAACGTGAACTGAACCGCTACAAGAAACTGTTGGACGAAGATGCCGTAACGCAACAGCAATACGACAATGTGCTGACCGCATACGAAGCCATCAAAGCACGTTATGAGCAAGTGTCGCGTATGCGCCAATCTACCTTGCTTGCAAAGGACGAGCAGACACACCGGTTAGGACAAAACGAAGCAGGTATACGCCTGGCGGAAGCCGCTGTGGATTTGGCGCGGTTGAATCTCTCCTATACCGTGATTATCGCCACTTGCGACGGCGTGACCGGGCGTAAGGAAATCCACGAGGGGCAGTTGGTACAACCGGGGCAGACGATGGTGGATGTAGTCGATAATGGCGATTTATGGGTGGTTGCCAATTATCGGGAAACACAGCTTCGGAATATCCGGGAAGGGGCGGAAGTCTCTTTTACCGCTGATGCCGTACCGGGTATTATTTATACCGGCTTCGTAGAGTCTATTTCGGACGCTACCGGAGCTGCCTTTTCTATGATTCCGCAGGATAACGCGACAGGGAACTTCGTTAAAGTGGAGCAGCGGGTTCCCGTGCGTATCCGGCTGAAAGAGAATGACACCGAAGCCGTCAGCCGTTTGAGAGCAGGTTTCAATGTGGAATGTAAGGTAAAATATTGA
- a CDS encoding TolC family protein, which yields MSKRNRLIVLCYIALCSQSLYAQTRLMGIEEMFSLADEKSTSLEAYNIGREAADEALKAAKAQRLPELNVSASVSYWGNGVLWDRDFGNGMKVDMPHFGNNFALEAQQVIYTGGAISSGIKQAELGRLLAELDWQKNRQEVRFLLAGNYLNLYKLDNQIQVLQKNLELTEQILADMIVRREQGTVLKNDITRYELQREQIKLQLAKVQDNRKILNHQLVTTLHLPEGTEIMPDTTLLEQQFVTLAENDWQKLAQDNNITLQQSQTAIRMNEQKVKQERSELLPHISLVAADHLDGPITIEVPVLNNNFNYWYVGVGVSFKISSLYKNNRKVKAARVNVRRAQEQYQLAQEQVENAVQAGYTNFLTAFTDLHTQENSVKLADENYSVTSNRYQNEMALLTDMLDASNMKISADLGLANARINVIYNYYKMKYITHTL from the coding sequence ATGAGCAAAAGAAACAGGCTCATAGTGCTATGTTATATAGCGCTATGCAGCCAGAGTCTATATGCCCAGACTCGATTGATGGGCATAGAAGAAATGTTCAGCCTGGCTGACGAAAAAAGTACGAGTCTCGAGGCGTACAATATCGGTCGGGAGGCCGCGGACGAGGCTTTGAAAGCAGCTAAAGCCCAACGTCTTCCTGAGTTGAATGTATCTGCCTCCGTGAGTTATTGGGGTAACGGCGTGTTGTGGGACAGGGATTTCGGCAACGGTATGAAAGTAGATATGCCGCATTTCGGGAACAACTTTGCATTAGAAGCCCAACAAGTAATTTATACCGGCGGAGCAATCAGCAGCGGTATAAAACAGGCGGAACTGGGGAGGCTGTTGGCGGAACTCGACTGGCAGAAAAACCGGCAGGAGGTTCGGTTTTTGCTTGCCGGAAATTACCTGAATCTCTACAAACTGGACAATCAGATACAAGTCCTGCAAAAGAATCTTGAACTGACGGAGCAGATATTGGCCGATATGATTGTCCGCCGGGAACAGGGTACGGTGCTTAAAAACGACATTACCCGATATGAACTCCAACGTGAACAAATCAAATTACAATTGGCAAAGGTGCAGGACAACCGGAAAATCCTCAATCATCAGTTGGTAACAACCCTGCATTTGCCCGAGGGTACGGAGATAATGCCGGACACGACCTTGTTGGAGCAACAATTTGTGACTTTGGCCGAAAACGACTGGCAGAAGTTGGCGCAAGATAACAACATCACCTTGCAACAGTCGCAAACAGCGATTCGTATGAACGAGCAGAAAGTGAAGCAGGAACGGTCGGAACTACTGCCGCATATTTCCCTTGTTGCCGCCGACCATTTGGACGGGCCGATTACCATAGAAGTCCCCGTACTGAACAATAATTTCAACTACTGGTATGTCGGGGTCGGAGTGAGTTTCAAGATTTCGTCCCTTTACAAGAACAATCGAAAGGTAAAGGCTGCCCGTGTGAATGTCCGTCGGGCACAGGAACAATATCAGTTGGCACAGGAACAGGTAGAGAATGCGGTACAAGCAGGTTATACGAATTTTCTGACGGCTTTTACTGATTTACACACACAGGAAAATAGTGTAAAACTGGCTGATGAGAACTATTCCGTAACCAGTAACCGCTATCAGAACGAGATGGCTTTACTCACGGATATGCTGGATGCAAGCAACATGAAGATAAGTGCCGACCTCGGACTTGCGAATGCGCGTATCAATGTGATATACAATTACTATAAAATGAAATACATTACTCACACTTTATAA
- a CDS encoding HDIG domain-containing metalloprotein — protein MDAQAVFDKYYKKGTPLYDLVWNHSRKVADKALSIVDAHPELGADRKFVEEAALLHDLGVFLTDAPEIECRGYEPYICHGILGAEILRKEGFPRHALVCERHTGTGLSREDIERQNLPIPSRDMLPESIEEKIICYADKFYSKSHPDREKTVEKIRTGIQKYGTESLSRFDEWSCLFHL, from the coding sequence ATGGATGCACAAGCAGTTTTCGATAAGTATTATAAAAAAGGAACCCCTTTATATGATTTGGTATGGAACCATAGCCGGAAAGTCGCTGATAAAGCGCTTTCCATAGTCGATGCGCATCCTGAACTCGGAGCCGACCGGAAGTTTGTGGAGGAAGCGGCATTATTACATGATTTGGGCGTTTTTCTTACAGATGCGCCTGAAATAGAATGCCGGGGATATGAGCCTTATATATGCCATGGTATTCTGGGTGCCGAAATATTGAGGAAAGAGGGTTTTCCCCGGCATGCTTTGGTCTGTGAACGCCATACAGGAACAGGTCTTTCCCGTGAAGATATAGAACGCCAGAATCTTCCTATTCCCTCTCGTGATATGCTGCCGGAGAGCATAGAAGAAAAAATAATATGTTACGCAGATAAATTTTATTCCAAATCTCATCCCGACCGGGAGAAAACAGTGGAAAAAATACGGACGGGCATACAAAAGTACGGTACAGAATCTTTGTCCCGTTTTGATGAATGGAGCTGTTTGTTTCATCTCTAA
- a CDS encoding DUF4435 domain-containing protein, whose amino-acid sequence MEILLPSKNDNSKHEKLINPKAVTIIGANGSGKSRFGDEIERTQKNASFRISAFNALCTIPDEPVKPGSIRDLYKKTLDVSPYVARDINSEFEQLIFLLLNEELRSLIIYKDELKQKGKAALPRTRFDKTKELWESIFPKNKLMRIAGKLLIHGNEGTQPYNALRMSQGEKVVFYLIAATLYAEKESVILVDDPEMFLHNSVIKNLWDSIEQLRTDCTFIYLTHDIEFASSRSDGKCVWIKSFDAEHITWDYEFIDAHGDLPEAVYLDILGSRKPVLFIEGTDNSSIDIKLYPHIFPEYLVKPLGGCTRVIETTRAFAELKSFHHLESKGIVDRDRRTRNEIAYLRERNVFVPEVAEVENLLMLEAVIRTVARRMMQNPENVFRQVRDNVIALFSEELEEQALLHTRHRIRRQLEYTIDRRVKTIDELSNHINNLTADIDSKFVFKSICNEFRGFVRDKDYSSILRVYNQKGMLPQSKVAQLCGLSGKEKYLSFVLSILKENKADAAYLRKAIKACFGLN is encoded by the coding sequence ATGGAAATACTTCTTCCTTCAAAAAACGATAATTCCAAACATGAAAAACTGATAAATCCGAAAGCCGTTACAATCATCGGAGCCAACGGTTCCGGGAAAAGCCGTTTCGGAGATGAAATAGAGCGGACTCAAAAGAATGCCAGTTTCCGGATCAGTGCATTCAATGCATTATGCACCATTCCGGACGAGCCGGTGAAACCGGGGTCAATAAGAGACCTCTATAAAAAAACATTGGATGTCTCCCCGTATGTAGCCCGGGACATAAACTCCGAATTCGAACAACTCATATTCCTATTGCTCAATGAAGAGCTGCGCAGCCTTATCATATACAAAGACGAATTAAAACAAAAAGGAAAAGCAGCATTACCCCGGACCCGTTTTGATAAAACTAAGGAATTATGGGAAAGTATCTTCCCGAAAAACAAATTAATGCGGATTGCAGGAAAACTTCTTATACACGGCAACGAAGGCACACAACCCTATAATGCTTTACGTATGAGCCAGGGAGAAAAAGTGGTTTTCTATCTCATCGCTGCCACCCTATATGCCGAAAAAGAATCCGTCATTCTCGTAGACGATCCCGAAATGTTCCTGCACAACTCCGTAATTAAAAACTTATGGGATTCCATCGAACAACTTCGTACAGATTGCACTTTCATATATCTGACACATGATATAGAGTTCGCATCTTCACGCTCCGACGGCAAATGCGTCTGGATAAAATCGTTCGACGCCGAACACATAACCTGGGATTATGAATTTATCGACGCACACGGAGATTTGCCGGAAGCTGTCTACCTGGACATATTGGGCAGCCGGAAACCCGTTCTTTTTATAGAAGGAACCGATAACAGCAGCATAGATATTAAATTATACCCGCATATATTCCCCGAATACCTCGTCAAACCGCTGGGAGGATGTACCAGAGTGATTGAAACGACACGGGCCTTTGCCGAACTCAAAAGTTTCCATCATCTGGAATCGAAAGGAATTGTAGACAGGGACAGACGTACCCGCAACGAAATAGCCTACCTGAGAGAAAGAAATGTTTTCGTACCGGAGGTGGCGGAAGTAGAAAATCTGTTAATGCTGGAAGCCGTGATACGCACGGTAGCCCGCCGGATGATGCAGAATCCCGAAAACGTATTCCGTCAGGTACGTGACAATGTAATCGCCTTATTTTCAGAAGAACTGGAGGAACAGGCCTTGCTGCACACCCGCCACAGGATACGCAGGCAACTCGAATACACGATAGACCGGCGCGTCAAGACTATAGATGAACTTTCTAACCATATCAACAACCTTACGGCCGATATAGACTCCAAATTCGTATTTAAGAGTATTTGTAACGAATTCAGGGGATTTGTCAGGGACAAAGACTACTCGTCCATCCTCCGTGTATATAATCAGAAAGGAATGTTGCCCCAAAGCAAAGTTGCACAACTTTGCGGCTTGTCCGGTAAAGAGAAATACCTTAGCTTTGTACTTTCAATTTTAAAAGAGAACAAAGCCGATGCCGCTTACCTTCGCAAAGCGATCAAAGCATGTTTCGGTCTTAATTAA
- a CDS encoding 1,4-dihydroxy-2-naphthoate polyprenyltransferase has translation MLKDWISAARPRTLPVSAGPVIAATAFAWHNQNFRWVPALLCLMFALLAQIASNLANDYFDFKKGSDKIGRVGPRRAVVSGDISPRAMLSATLITLGTACLFGCGLIWYTGWWLIPAGILIALFALAYTAGPYPLSYHGLGDITVFVFFGLVAVNLTYYVQALTFDMDVFLSSIAIGLLSVNVLIVNNYRDMEDDKDAHKKTTVVLFGRKTMGIIYLLNGLFAVILTWPVWKLSTIFPVLVPFLFMVLHYASWRALLQLKGRELNKVLGRTARNLLIFTLLITITLICF, from the coding sequence ATGCTTAAAGACTGGATTTCTGCCGCCCGGCCACGGACATTGCCCGTATCTGCCGGGCCGGTAATCGCCGCCACAGCTTTCGCGTGGCATAACCAAAACTTCCGGTGGGTACCGGCACTTTTGTGCCTGATGTTTGCGCTGCTGGCACAAATAGCGTCAAATCTCGCCAATGACTACTTCGATTTCAAAAAAGGAAGCGACAAAATCGGTCGCGTAGGTCCCCGCCGTGCAGTCGTATCGGGAGATATTTCTCCCCGGGCCATGCTCTCGGCCACCTTGATAACTTTAGGAACAGCCTGTTTATTCGGATGCGGCCTTATCTGGTATACGGGATGGTGGCTTATTCCGGCAGGTATTCTTATCGCATTATTTGCACTTGCCTACACAGCCGGCCCCTATCCTCTTTCTTATCACGGATTAGGAGATATAACCGTATTTGTTTTCTTCGGACTCGTTGCAGTAAACCTTACCTACTATGTGCAAGCACTGACATTCGATATGGACGTATTTCTATCAAGTATAGCCATCGGATTACTGTCGGTCAATGTACTTATCGTGAACAACTACCGGGATATGGAAGACGACAAAGACGCTCATAAAAAAACAACGGTAGTATTATTCGGCAGAAAAACCATGGGAATAATCTATCTGCTTAACGGACTTTTCGCCGTTATTCTCACATGGCCGGTATGGAAATTATCCACCATATTTCCCGTTCTGGTCCCCTTCCTTTTCATGGTATTGCATTATGCATCGTGGAGGGCGCTATTGCAACTGAAAGGGAGGGAGCTAAATAAAGTTCTGGGACGTACCGCGCGAAACCTTCTCATCTTTACACTGCTTATAACAATTACATTGATCTGCTTCTAA
- a CDS encoding efflux MFS transporter permease, with product MAESTHKVPFSMPMFRGGIPERIRPWVYIFIVLTFQFSGGMYLGALSQIMGETTLMREDLLMCLYANLAGMAIYFPLLFRMKFRFTNKTLLMGAATGVLLCNLVAPHITYLPLLWAICFIEGMCKIQGTFECMSNIQLWMSPTRDFTVFFPVLHIIIIGSMQLSDLLAVYLMYHFHWSYMHLLVSGFMMVDLLILTTCIRHFRTFKKLPLFGIDWLGGILWAVLALEITYLFNYGEFYDWWNSPVIRQLSWVIGVTLTVCLWRMFTIRHPYLEPQMWTYRNFFPVLILITLVEMFFATEHVLEHVFLKEVMHYEEMVSVQLNGPILVGALAGCLFSYWWMHIKRFGFVKLIAIGVTGITCYLITFYFTISAEIHLSQLYFPMICRGFAYAVLSVTCMTCMEELMDFRHFFQSLAAFNMLHMVLGGVIGSAIYSRTLAYYMPDNIARYGAAIDRITAGRDHITAGNVTGEFMEQMQEVSVRQIYGWAIYACIFLLLLFLLHDAPVRREFKPMPSWKKVWKNVYKTVAGNNG from the coding sequence ATGGCGGAATCTACACATAAAGTACCTTTTTCGATGCCGATGTTCCGAGGGGGTATTCCCGAAAGGATACGGCCGTGGGTGTATATATTCATCGTCCTGACATTCCAGTTTTCGGGAGGTATGTATCTCGGAGCATTGAGCCAGATAATGGGTGAAACCACATTAATGCGCGAAGACTTGCTGATGTGTCTTTACGCGAACTTGGCAGGAATGGCGATTTATTTTCCATTGCTGTTCCGCATGAAGTTCCGTTTTACGAACAAGACGCTGCTGATGGGCGCAGCCACGGGTGTATTACTCTGCAATCTGGTAGCCCCTCACATTACATATCTTCCCCTGTTATGGGCTATATGCTTTATCGAAGGAATGTGTAAAATACAGGGAACATTCGAGTGCATGTCAAACATTCAGTTGTGGATGAGTCCGACCCGCGACTTTACGGTATTCTTTCCAGTGCTTCATATTATTATCATCGGAAGCATGCAGTTGTCCGATTTGCTTGCGGTCTATTTGATGTATCATTTCCATTGGAGTTACATGCACCTGCTCGTAAGCGGATTCATGATGGTCGATTTGCTGATTCTGACAACGTGCATACGTCATTTCCGCACATTCAAGAAACTACCGTTGTTCGGTATCGACTGGTTAGGCGGAATCCTTTGGGCGGTTTTAGCGTTGGAAATTACCTATCTGTTTAATTACGGAGAGTTTTACGACTGGTGGAACAGTCCCGTCATCCGCCAGTTGAGTTGGGTTATCGGGGTTACATTGACAGTCTGCCTATGGCGCATGTTCACAATACGACATCCGTACTTGGAACCGCAAATGTGGACGTACCGCAATTTTTTTCCGGTTCTGATTTTGATTACGTTAGTGGAAATGTTTTTTGCCACCGAACATGTATTGGAACACGTATTCCTTAAAGAAGTGATGCACTACGAGGAAATGGTCAGCGTACAGTTGAACGGGCCTATCCTTGTCGGGGCATTGGCCGGCTGTTTGTTCTCCTACTGGTGGATGCATATTAAGCGTTTCGGTTTCGTGAAGCTGATTGCGATAGGTGTGACGGGTATTACTTGTTATTTGATTACGTTTTACTTCACCATATCTGCGGAAATACATCTGTCGCAACTTTATTTCCCAATGATTTGTCGAGGATTTGCATACGCTGTGTTAAGCGTGACATGTATGACTTGCATGGAGGAACTTATGGATTTCCGCCACTTTTTTCAGTCATTGGCAGCATTCAATATGCTTCACATGGTGCTGGGCGGTGTGATTGGCTCGGCAATTTATTCACGTACGCTGGCGTATTATATGCCCGACAATATAGCGCGTTACGGTGCGGCAATAGACCGGATAACTGCCGGGCGAGACCATATCACCGCCGGCAATGTCACCGGGGAGTTTATGGAACAAATGCAGGAGGTCAGTGTCCGTCAGATTTACGGATGGGCTATTTATGCCTGCATCTTCCTGCTCCTGCTTTTCCTTTTGCACGATGCGCCTGTGCGCCGGGAGTTCAAGCCAATGCCCAGTTGGAAAAAGGTATGGAAAAATGTTTACAAGACGGTTGCAGGAAACAACGGATAA
- a CDS encoding rhodanese-like domain-containing protein gives MRRFYTMILACLMGGTACTQSPAKFISQNNIDFAGTVADTAVQIVDVRTPAEFASGHIPNAVNVDVNGINFDKQISALDKKRPVAVYCRSGARSKHAARKLSRMGFKVYELDRGIMNWNGEIVK, from the coding sequence ATGAGACGATTTTATACAATGATACTTGCATGCCTGATGGGAGGTACTGCATGTACACAGAGTCCGGCAAAGTTCATATCTCAAAATAATATTGATTTTGCCGGAACGGTTGCGGATACCGCCGTCCAGATTGTCGATGTGCGAACTCCTGCAGAATTTGCTTCGGGGCATATCCCTAATGCGGTTAATGTGGATGTAAACGGAATCAATTTCGATAAACAAATTTCTGCGCTCGATAAGAAGAGGCCGGTAGCGGTTTATTGCCGTAGCGGGGCGAGAAGTAAGCATGCGGCCCGAAAACTTTCCCGTATGGGCTTTAAAGTGTATGAGCTCGACCGGGGCATAATGAACTGGAACGGTGAAATCGTAAAATAG
- a CDS encoding MarR family winged helix-turn-helix transcriptional regulator produces MEKLCKIRDIQRAVVCFESRFEKTYGICLNEGMALCSLCKSVTLSSGEIGELLGLTSSNTSKVIRSVENKGLVQRVIGSEDRRQMYFSLTDKGRDLILSIKCEEIETPELLNDLLKR; encoded by the coding sequence ATGGAAAAATTGTGTAAGATACGTGACATTCAACGAGCAGTAGTTTGCTTTGAATCGAGATTTGAAAAAACGTACGGCATTTGTTTAAATGAAGGAATGGCGTTATGTTCATTGTGTAAGTCCGTAACACTATCGTCCGGAGAGATCGGAGAACTTTTAGGGCTCACTTCGTCGAATACTTCGAAGGTAATCCGTTCAGTTGAGAACAAGGGACTGGTACAGCGTGTTATAGGATCGGAGGACAGACGCCAGATGTATTTTTCTCTTACGGATAAAGGACGGGATTTGATCTTATCTATTAAATGTGAAGAAATAGAAACACCGGAATTACTTAACGATTTATTGAAAAGATGA